A window from Cinclus cinclus chromosome 4, bCinCin1.1, whole genome shotgun sequence encodes these proteins:
- the TTLL12 gene encoding tubulin--tyrosine ligase-like protein 12 isoform X2, with amino-acid sequence MQVEEVDEEEEVDEEMEEQFKKKPNPGNGPCFKVIVTNENGLQASNPNSVFLVDHAWTYRAEHARQQLRRVPGLLHRMANLMGIPFHGEVPDEGSIEQVLQEMWKYNQTYQLSQGTAEEKVPVWYIMDEFGSRIQHSDQPSFAAAPLFYMPQQIAYTVLWPLRDLETGDEVTRDYAYGETDRLIRKCVLLPWVPTEVLDVSCFTPEPPDEHYQAILAENKEKLPVAINPPVYAKDKVFKVFTDIQQVLNNLTHPRFVFTDNEGEADILYNFSHFKDYRKLSEERPEVMVNQYPCENLLTVKDCLASIARRAGGPDGPRWLPRTFNLQTELPQFISYFQQRDRRGEDNHWICKPWNLARSLDTHITNNLNSIIRHRESSPKVVCKYIEEPVLFEREDVGLVKFDVRYVVLLRSARPLRLYSYDVFWLRFSNRAFSLDDLDDYEKHFTVMNYAPGVTLKQVHCEDFIPLFEKQYPEYPWTTVQASIFKAFAELFQVASSKPAPLGICDYPSSRAIYAIDLMLKWDTSRDGKRIMQPQILEVNFNPDCDRACQYHPTFFNDIFSTLFLDETDNCHVTRIV; translated from the exons ATGCAAGTAGAAGAGGtggatgaggaggaagaagttgatgaagaaatggaagaacaatttaaaaagaaaccaaatccTGGAAACGGACCTTGTTTCAAAGTTATTGTAACAAATGAGAATGGACTTCAAGCCTCCAATCCCAATAG CGTGTTCCTCGTCGACCACGCCTGGACGTACCGTGCAGAGCACGCCCGGCAGCAGCTGCGCCGTGTGCCGGGCCTGCTGCACAGGATGGCCAACCTCATGGGCATCCCCTTCCACGGAGAGGTCCCAGACGAGGGCAGCATCGAGCAGGTCCTGCAGGAAATGTGGAAATACAACCAGACCTACCAGCTCTCTCAAGGG ACTGCAGAGGAGAAGGTTCCTGTCTGGTACATCATGGATGAATTTGGATCACGCATTCAGCATTCAGACCAGCCGAGTTTTGCAGCAGCACCTCTGTTTTACATGCCTCAGCAAATTGCTTACACAGTTCTCTGGCCTTTGAGAGACCTTGAAACTGGTG ATGAAGTCACTCGTGATTATGCTTATGGGGAGACGGATCGCCTGATCAGAAAGTGTGTTTTGTTGCCTTGGGTGCCTACTGAAGTGTTGGATGTCAGCTGTTTTACTCCAGAGCCACCAGATGAACATTACCAG gCAATTTTagcagaaaacaaggaaaaacttCCTGTAGCAATAAATCCACCAGTTTATGCCAAAGACAAAGTTTTCAA GGTTTTCACAGACATTCAGCAAGTCCTCAACAACCTGACACATCCCCGTTTTGTATTCACAGACAACGAGGGAGAAGCAGACATCCTCTACAACTTCTCACACTTCAAAGATTATAG GAAGCTAAGTGAGGAGAGGCCTGAGGTTATGGTGAATCAGTACCCATGTGAGAACCTCCTGACTGTCAAAGACTGCCTGGCATCCATTGCTAGACGAGCTGGAGGACCTGATGGGCCCAGGTGGCTGCCTCGGACTTTTAACCTCCAGACAGAATTGCCTCAGTTCATCAGCTACTTCCAGCAACGTGACAGAAG AGGAGAAGACAATCACTGGATATGCAAACCATGGAACCTGGCAAGAAGCCTGGATACCCACATCACCAACAACCTGAACAGTATCATTAGACACAGGGAAAGCAGCCCAAAG GTGGTGTGCAAGTACATCGAGGAGCCGGTGCTGTTTGAGCGTGAGGACGTGGGGCTGGTGAAGTTCGACGTGCGCTACGTGGTGCTGCTGCGCTCCGCCCGGCCCCTGCGGCTCTACAGCTACGACGTGTTCTGGCTGCGCTTCTCCAACAG GGCGTTTTCACTTGATGACTTGGATGACTATGAGAAGCATTTCACCGTCATGAATTATGCTCCTGGTGTGACATTGAAACAG GTGCACTGTGAAGACTTTATTCCTCTGTTTGAAAAACAATATCCTGAATATCCTTGGACAACAGTACAA GCAAGTATTTTTAAGGCATTTGCTGAATTGTTCCAAGTTGCTTCGTCTAAACCTGCCCCTCTTGGTATCTGCGATTATCCATCATCAAGAGCAATATATGCCATTGACTTGATGCTTAAGTGGGACACCAGCAGAGATG GGAAAAGAATTATGCAGCCTCAGATCTTGGAGGTGAACTTCAATCCTGACTGTGACAGAGCCTGCCAATACCACCCTACCTTTTTTAATGATATCTTCAGCACCTTATTTCTGGATGAAACAGACAACTGCCATGTGACACGCATTGTCTAA
- the TTLL12 gene encoding tubulin--tyrosine ligase-like protein 12 isoform X1, which translates to MAGDGEEALAAFVALHGAALRASRVPTQYWESLSRKLRGEVFDAGDYFGIMQVEEVDEEEEVDEEMEEQFKKKPNPGNGPCFKVIVTNENGLQASNPNSVFLVDHAWTYRAEHARQQLRRVPGLLHRMANLMGIPFHGEVPDEGSIEQVLQEMWKYNQTYQLSQGTAEEKVPVWYIMDEFGSRIQHSDQPSFAAAPLFYMPQQIAYTVLWPLRDLETGDEVTRDYAYGETDRLIRKCVLLPWVPTEVLDVSCFTPEPPDEHYQAILAENKEKLPVAINPPVYAKDKVFKVFTDIQQVLNNLTHPRFVFTDNEGEADILYNFSHFKDYRKLSEERPEVMVNQYPCENLLTVKDCLASIARRAGGPDGPRWLPRTFNLQTELPQFISYFQQRDRRGEDNHWICKPWNLARSLDTHITNNLNSIIRHRESSPKVVCKYIEEPVLFEREDVGLVKFDVRYVVLLRSARPLRLYSYDVFWLRFSNRAFSLDDLDDYEKHFTVMNYAPGVTLKQVHCEDFIPLFEKQYPEYPWTTVQASIFKAFAELFQVASSKPAPLGICDYPSSRAIYAIDLMLKWDTSRDGKRIMQPQILEVNFNPDCDRACQYHPTFFNDIFSTLFLDETDNCHVTRIV; encoded by the exons ATGGCGGGAGACGGCGAGGAGGCTCTGGCGGCCTTCGTGGCCCTGCATGGGGCCGCGCTCCGCGCATCGCGGGTCCCCACGCAATACTGGGAGAGCCTGAGCCGCAAACTGCGCGGGGAG GTATTTGATGCTGGTGACTACTTTGGAATAATGCAAGTAGAAGAGGtggatgaggaggaagaagttgatgaagaaatggaagaacaatttaaaaagaaaccaaatccTGGAAACGGACCTTGTTTCAAAGTTATTGTAACAAATGAGAATGGACTTCAAGCCTCCAATCCCAATAG CGTGTTCCTCGTCGACCACGCCTGGACGTACCGTGCAGAGCACGCCCGGCAGCAGCTGCGCCGTGTGCCGGGCCTGCTGCACAGGATGGCCAACCTCATGGGCATCCCCTTCCACGGAGAGGTCCCAGACGAGGGCAGCATCGAGCAGGTCCTGCAGGAAATGTGGAAATACAACCAGACCTACCAGCTCTCTCAAGGG ACTGCAGAGGAGAAGGTTCCTGTCTGGTACATCATGGATGAATTTGGATCACGCATTCAGCATTCAGACCAGCCGAGTTTTGCAGCAGCACCTCTGTTTTACATGCCTCAGCAAATTGCTTACACAGTTCTCTGGCCTTTGAGAGACCTTGAAACTGGTG ATGAAGTCACTCGTGATTATGCTTATGGGGAGACGGATCGCCTGATCAGAAAGTGTGTTTTGTTGCCTTGGGTGCCTACTGAAGTGTTGGATGTCAGCTGTTTTACTCCAGAGCCACCAGATGAACATTACCAG gCAATTTTagcagaaaacaaggaaaaacttCCTGTAGCAATAAATCCACCAGTTTATGCCAAAGACAAAGTTTTCAA GGTTTTCACAGACATTCAGCAAGTCCTCAACAACCTGACACATCCCCGTTTTGTATTCACAGACAACGAGGGAGAAGCAGACATCCTCTACAACTTCTCACACTTCAAAGATTATAG GAAGCTAAGTGAGGAGAGGCCTGAGGTTATGGTGAATCAGTACCCATGTGAGAACCTCCTGACTGTCAAAGACTGCCTGGCATCCATTGCTAGACGAGCTGGAGGACCTGATGGGCCCAGGTGGCTGCCTCGGACTTTTAACCTCCAGACAGAATTGCCTCAGTTCATCAGCTACTTCCAGCAACGTGACAGAAG AGGAGAAGACAATCACTGGATATGCAAACCATGGAACCTGGCAAGAAGCCTGGATACCCACATCACCAACAACCTGAACAGTATCATTAGACACAGGGAAAGCAGCCCAAAG GTGGTGTGCAAGTACATCGAGGAGCCGGTGCTGTTTGAGCGTGAGGACGTGGGGCTGGTGAAGTTCGACGTGCGCTACGTGGTGCTGCTGCGCTCCGCCCGGCCCCTGCGGCTCTACAGCTACGACGTGTTCTGGCTGCGCTTCTCCAACAG GGCGTTTTCACTTGATGACTTGGATGACTATGAGAAGCATTTCACCGTCATGAATTATGCTCCTGGTGTGACATTGAAACAG GTGCACTGTGAAGACTTTATTCCTCTGTTTGAAAAACAATATCCTGAATATCCTTGGACAACAGTACAA GCAAGTATTTTTAAGGCATTTGCTGAATTGTTCCAAGTTGCTTCGTCTAAACCTGCCCCTCTTGGTATCTGCGATTATCCATCATCAAGAGCAATATATGCCATTGACTTGATGCTTAAGTGGGACACCAGCAGAGATG GGAAAAGAATTATGCAGCCTCAGATCTTGGAGGTGAACTTCAATCCTGACTGTGACAGAGCCTGCCAATACCACCCTACCTTTTTTAATGATATCTTCAGCACCTTATTTCTGGATGAAACAGACAACTGCCATGTGACACGCATTGTCTAA
- the TSPO gene encoding translocator protein — translation MEVVPAWAPAVGFTLLPHAGGFLGSNITKREIPTWYETLQKPSWCPPNWVFAPVWGTLYTSMGYGSYLVWKELGGFNEKSVVPLGLYAGNLALNWAWTPIFFGAHKMGWGLVTLLLTTGTAAATTASWYNINKTAAYLMVPYLAWLSLASALNYRIWKDNCNKKKPE, via the exons ATGGAAGTGGTACCAGCCTGGGCCCCAGCAGTAGGCTTCACACTCCTGCCACATGCAGGAGGATTTTTAGGAAGTAATATAACCAAAAGGGAAATCCCAACATGGTATGAAACTCTGCAGAAGCCATCCTGGTGTCCACCTAACTGGGTGTTTGCTCCTGTTTGGGGAACTCTCTATACATCTATGGG ATATGGCTCCTACCTGGTGTGGAAGGAACTGGGGGGCTTCAATGAGAAGTCAGTGGTTCCTCTGGGTCTGTATGCAGGGAACCTGGCATTGAACTGGGCATGGACTCCCATATTTTTTGGAGCTCACAAAATGGGATGG GGGTTGGTGACTCTCCTGCTTACAACTGGTACAGCAGCAGCTACCACTGCTTCCTGGTATAACATCAACAAAACAGCAGCTTATTTGATGGTTCCTTATTTAGCCTGGCTAAGCTTGGCTTCTGCACTCAATTATCGGATCTGGAAAGACAATTGCAACAAGAAAAAACCTGAATAA
- the TTLL12 gene encoding tubulin--tyrosine ligase-like protein 12 isoform X3: MQQSVFLVDHAWTYRAEHARQQLRRVPGLLHRMANLMGIPFHGEVPDEGSIEQVLQEMWKYNQTYQLSQGTAEEKVPVWYIMDEFGSRIQHSDQPSFAAAPLFYMPQQIAYTVLWPLRDLETGDEVTRDYAYGETDRLIRKCVLLPWVPTEVLDVSCFTPEPPDEHYQAILAENKEKLPVAINPPVYAKDKVFKVFTDIQQVLNNLTHPRFVFTDNEGEADILYNFSHFKDYRKLSEERPEVMVNQYPCENLLTVKDCLASIARRAGGPDGPRWLPRTFNLQTELPQFISYFQQRDRRGEDNHWICKPWNLARSLDTHITNNLNSIIRHRESSPKVVCKYIEEPVLFEREDVGLVKFDVRYVVLLRSARPLRLYSYDVFWLRFSNRAFSLDDLDDYEKHFTVMNYAPGVTLKQVHCEDFIPLFEKQYPEYPWTTVQASIFKAFAELFQVASSKPAPLGICDYPSSRAIYAIDLMLKWDTSRDGKRIMQPQILEVNFNPDCDRACQYHPTFFNDIFSTLFLDETDNCHVTRIV, translated from the exons ATGCAGCAGAG CGTGTTCCTCGTCGACCACGCCTGGACGTACCGTGCAGAGCACGCCCGGCAGCAGCTGCGCCGTGTGCCGGGCCTGCTGCACAGGATGGCCAACCTCATGGGCATCCCCTTCCACGGAGAGGTCCCAGACGAGGGCAGCATCGAGCAGGTCCTGCAGGAAATGTGGAAATACAACCAGACCTACCAGCTCTCTCAAGGG ACTGCAGAGGAGAAGGTTCCTGTCTGGTACATCATGGATGAATTTGGATCACGCATTCAGCATTCAGACCAGCCGAGTTTTGCAGCAGCACCTCTGTTTTACATGCCTCAGCAAATTGCTTACACAGTTCTCTGGCCTTTGAGAGACCTTGAAACTGGTG ATGAAGTCACTCGTGATTATGCTTATGGGGAGACGGATCGCCTGATCAGAAAGTGTGTTTTGTTGCCTTGGGTGCCTACTGAAGTGTTGGATGTCAGCTGTTTTACTCCAGAGCCACCAGATGAACATTACCAG gCAATTTTagcagaaaacaaggaaaaacttCCTGTAGCAATAAATCCACCAGTTTATGCCAAAGACAAAGTTTTCAA GGTTTTCACAGACATTCAGCAAGTCCTCAACAACCTGACACATCCCCGTTTTGTATTCACAGACAACGAGGGAGAAGCAGACATCCTCTACAACTTCTCACACTTCAAAGATTATAG GAAGCTAAGTGAGGAGAGGCCTGAGGTTATGGTGAATCAGTACCCATGTGAGAACCTCCTGACTGTCAAAGACTGCCTGGCATCCATTGCTAGACGAGCTGGAGGACCTGATGGGCCCAGGTGGCTGCCTCGGACTTTTAACCTCCAGACAGAATTGCCTCAGTTCATCAGCTACTTCCAGCAACGTGACAGAAG AGGAGAAGACAATCACTGGATATGCAAACCATGGAACCTGGCAAGAAGCCTGGATACCCACATCACCAACAACCTGAACAGTATCATTAGACACAGGGAAAGCAGCCCAAAG GTGGTGTGCAAGTACATCGAGGAGCCGGTGCTGTTTGAGCGTGAGGACGTGGGGCTGGTGAAGTTCGACGTGCGCTACGTGGTGCTGCTGCGCTCCGCCCGGCCCCTGCGGCTCTACAGCTACGACGTGTTCTGGCTGCGCTTCTCCAACAG GGCGTTTTCACTTGATGACTTGGATGACTATGAGAAGCATTTCACCGTCATGAATTATGCTCCTGGTGTGACATTGAAACAG GTGCACTGTGAAGACTTTATTCCTCTGTTTGAAAAACAATATCCTGAATATCCTTGGACAACAGTACAA GCAAGTATTTTTAAGGCATTTGCTGAATTGTTCCAAGTTGCTTCGTCTAAACCTGCCCCTCTTGGTATCTGCGATTATCCATCATCAAGAGCAATATATGCCATTGACTTGATGCTTAAGTGGGACACCAGCAGAGATG GGAAAAGAATTATGCAGCCTCAGATCTTGGAGGTGAACTTCAATCCTGACTGTGACAGAGCCTGCCAATACCACCCTACCTTTTTTAATGATATCTTCAGCACCTTATTTCTGGATGAAACAGACAACTGCCATGTGACACGCATTGTCTAA